In one Amaranthus tricolor cultivar Red isolate AtriRed21 chromosome 8, ASM2621246v1, whole genome shotgun sequence genomic region, the following are encoded:
- the LOC130821268 gene encoding photosynthetic NDH subunit of lumenal location 2, chloroplastic, which produces MTTILNPTISLLQTKIIKSSHYNPKHAHKTLTIQSSTFNDKNSNRRKFLASTLLGGIGVNVANSPLKAQAEELKWGTRSFIWERFFEPGLSPEEAVARIKNTAEGLHSLRHMLESMSWRYVIFYIRLKQAYLKQDMKSALAMVPIGRQDDYVNVANELVDNMAEFDYYVRTPKVFESYLFYEKTLKSIDSLLSFLV; this is translated from the exons ATGACCACCATTCTCAATCCCACCATTTCCTTACTCCAAACCAAGATCATAAAATCATCGCATTACAACCCCAAACATGCCCATAAAACCTTGACGATTCAATCATCGACTTTTAATGACAAAAATTCAAATCGACGAAAATTTTTGGCGTCAACATTGCTTGGAGGAATAGGTGTAAATGTAGCAAACTCGCCATTGAAAGCACAAGCGGAAGAGCTTAAATGGGGAACACGTTCATTTATATGGGAACGGTTTTTCGAGCCGGGTTTATCACCGGAAGAAGCTGTGGCTAGGATTAAGAACACTGCGGAAGGACTTCATAGTCTAAGACATATGTTGGAGAGTATGTCTTGGCGGTatgttatattttatattaggcTTAAACAAGCTTATTTGAAACAGGATATGAAGAGTGCTTTGGCTATGGTTCCAATTGGAAGGCAAGATGATTATGTTAATGTTGCTAATGAATTGGTTGATAACATGGCTGAG TTTGATTATTATGTTCGAACACCAAAAGTATTCGAGTCATATCTGTTCTATGAGAAGACATTAAAATCCATAGACAGTCTCTTGTCATTCCTAGTATAA
- the LOC130821757 gene encoding casparian strip membrane protein 3-like — translation MSKAGLEAGVASKATTGANRGISILDFIFRIVAGAATLGSAIAMGTTNETLPFFTQFIRFRAEYDDLPTFTFFVVANAIITGYLVLSLAISIFHIVRSAAKGTRILLVILDTAILGLLTAAASLKVNTCFKYEFLKEYHV, via the exons ATGTCCAAAGCAGGACTCGAAGCTGGTGTAGCCTCGAAGGCTACAACAGGTGCTAATCGAGGAATTTCCATCCtcgattttatttttaggatCGTTGCTGGCGCTGCTACCTTAGGTAGCGCAATTGCCATGGGAACTACTAATGAAACACTTCCTTTTTTCACTCAATTTATTCGATTTAGAGCTGAATAcgatgaccttccaacttttac GTTCTTTGTGGTGGCAAACGCAATAATAACCGGCTACTTGGTGCTTTCTCTAGCAATCTCTATTTTTCACATTGTTCGAAGTGCAGCAAAGGGCACCAGGATTTTGTTAGTTATTCTTGACACG GCTATATTGGGACTATTAACGGCAGCAGCATCACTGAAAGTCAATACATGTTTCAAGTATGAATTCCTTAAAGAATATCATGTATAA